The DNA sequence acacacacacacacacacaaacaccctaaTAATTCCTATTACTAATGCAAGTGGTTAACATGGCATAGTAAAGCTGGTACTATAAGTGGCGTAGCATGACAGAATGGAATTAGGCAGGTGTAAGACCTAAGACTTATTTTGGCTATTTTGGCCGTTGGAACATTTTATGATGTCCACAGCTGTCTAGAATGACTGGCTTAGCCTCTCTGTTGGATGGACTTCACGCCTGGTGCGTTGAGTTTTATGGCACTTGTTTTCCCTCAAGAGGAGGTGTGCGCCAGTTGCCATTGGTAATCTACTCACATACCCTCACAGTTTTAGGGTtgtggcaggggagggggtgcggCTCCTTGACTGCTAATTTGGAATTTCCTTTTCATGCAGGGGACTTTATGCCAACCCCCACCCTGAAAAACTAGTGTCTTGTTTGTCCTGGAGACAGAAATTACGTCAGTTACACGGTTCATATTCCGATTCAAATTCCAATATTGGTCACGTGAAAAAAGgtttatgtttttcttctgcGTGAGCGCAGATAACGCAATAAACAATGTAAGCAATGACAAAAGAAACACTATACAActcaaataataacaaaacttTTAGATACATATGCCTACAGGACCATATACAATATGCACCATAAAAAGCTGTTCACTGTAAGACAGCTAGGCCTGCTATGCTATCTCCTAAATGAGCTGGTTAAAGGAGAGGATGCCTTCCATAGGAGTGATGGTCTATAGCGGTTTGCttgtaaatggtaatggtaatggtaaatggactgcatttatatagcgcttttatccaaagcgctttacaattgatgcctctcattcgccagagcagttaggggttaggtgtcttactcaaggacacttcgacacgcccagggcggggtttgaaccggcaaccctccgactgccagacaatcggttttacctcctgagctatgtcgccccctgaGCTTGTCTCTTGGGAAGCCTTCTTTCCCGATTGGCTGTggatgggtggcagtgtagcacaatgaTTTGGAAACTAGGCTTTTAAACTTAAAGGAAGTGGGTGTTGATTGGGTctgacgctgccgttgtacccttgagcaaagtactgaatctaaattgcttcagtgaatgCCCGGCTGTCTGTATTGTTCAGGTGgtaataaatgcacaaataaaataatctgcGTACGTTGCTTTGAAAAATAGCATCTGATAAATTCTGAAATATagtgtatgtaaatgtacagtGGAGGCTTTATGTGATTGGAAACTAATTCATTATCCTTTTGCATTGCGTTGAGTTGTTTCCTACATCTGTAGTTTCAAGTTTTACTTAGAATATTAGAGGTTTTCGTTCCAgaaaagtttttatttgttttgtttttctgtgttttgtaaatttaaaatgctCTGTTCTTTGTGGTTTCTCCCCAGTCGTGCTTTATTGTTAAGTAGGGCTATATTAAAGGTATGGCACACTCAGCCACCATTAGTGCTTAGTGCTAGGATTACATAACGTGCCGTAGCCTCTACTAGACATAACATACGTGGTAGAGGTTTCtccctttttacattttaatgcaaaatgaagCTGTAGCAAAGTAATGCTATGCCAGTAATGTGTCtagccaaataaaataataacaaccaatccctctctctctctctctcaatctatctctctctctctttctcagcagTTGGAAGTATACCTTCAAACCTAACAGATCATCATGTCAGGTAATTATCTGATTTCTCTTCTCTGAGCGGTTTCTTATTCTCAACAGTGTTATATCTCTGTAACCTGGGCTGTTACATTGTGTGTCAAAGACGCAGTGTGAAGAACTCTATGGTTGATTTACCTTAGTTTATACCACCCTCTTGTGGTAGAAAATATGTACGCGAATGTAATACTCTAATACATAcgtgcatgcgcgcgtgcaCAGATTTACTGGGACCTTATCACACAAGCACTGGACCTTAATTCTGTACTTCAGTACAATGGTGTCATTTGTGATATGgaaattgaataatatgaagaCTGGTGTGTTCATCTACAGTACACGGACACTAATTGTCCACATTCACatcactttatttaaatttaattttaattttaattttaatttttttattttaatttaatttaaagacaGTGCAGCGTAAGCTGTCAAAATAATTACCACGTGCCAGAGCGatgtcaagttttttttcttcttcttttgaagCAGTTTAAAACGACTGTATTGTGGTTAACAACCGTTTCCATGGCAAGGCGGTGTGTTATTATCTGGTCAGAAGACGACAAAAGTCCGATACAGAGTAGCTGAGGCAGAGTTTTGTCCGAACGTATCGGCTATGGGACAGGGCTGTTCATCGAATGTGTCAGTTCATCCGTCGGAGAGAGCAGGTAGTCCACTGTGGCTGAGCAGTGCGGCAACGGGAGGACTGTGATAAAGTTAGCTTGCTGTTTGAAGATCAGCTTTTGTTTCATTCGCCTGCTgccttttattttaccatttcagtAATGTCTAGAATGCAGGCTGCAGACTTGCTACATCTTGTCGCGGGAGAAATGGTAAACGCATCATTTGCAAGCAGTTTGTTTTCTCGTTGATGTTGACATTTCCGTAAAGTAAAGTCAACAGCATCTTAAAAAACTGTCAACTATTCACCCTGTTTACATTGTCACTATTGAGCGTGTCTGTAGATTAAAGTGTTCACAGACACGTCTAGTGCGTaggcaacacaaaaaaaccatGAAGCGGTTCTTTGACGAAGTATTTTTGAATTCGCCGTCTTTTGCGGGAATGAGCAGAGGGTGCGCGTATCGTTTCTCTTTTAAACATTCAGCAGTACACTGTGAATACTTGTCTGTGAATGTCGCTTACAGCTTTGTGTCtatatattatgtttatttcagATAAACTGAAGAACGCCAAGATCATCTTTGTTGTGGGTGAGTCAAAATGATTATACGTGatataaaaatcatatttttggtACTTTTAGTATATTATGTTgttataattttacatttaaaaaaatggtgtgGGCGTGTAGGCAACTTAAAATTCTTGTTTACAAATGAATTAATCACAGTTGCTTGGCTCCCCTTTATTCCTTGTTATCGACAGACCTTTCTATTTCTGTGATTATTAATTAAGTTATTCGGAAAATGCATGACAAAACATTCATACAACTTCTCATGTTCAGATGCGCATGTGCACAATTCCTGAACAAAAAATGATCACAGTAACATAGTCTCATGGCATTTCCAATGGGAGTCTACAGGTTTTTTATGTTGTTAAAACAGTTGAAATGAgcagaaagttaaaaaaaaaaagaaaagatcaaGTACGTAAAAATTGACGTGAACAAATTAACAACAGGCAAAGAGTTTGCTCAAATTAATGTTCCCTGAAAATCTGATCCTTATTTATTTcaaacctccctctctctctctctctcttcctttttacGTTGTAATGATAAATGAAGCTGTAGCAAAGTAATAAGTAATCACACGCCATTCCTCCTGTGTCcagccaaataaaagtaataacccctctctctctctctctctctctctctctctctctctctctctctctctctctctctctctctctctctctctctctctctctctctctctctctctctctctctctctctctctctctctctctctctctctctctctctctctctctctctctctctctctctctctctctctctctctctctctctctctctctctgtccctctctctctctctctctctctcacatacacacacacactcacaggtggTCCTGGCTCAGGGAAGGGCACCCAGTGTGAGAAGGTGGTGGCCAAGTATGGCTACACCCACCTGTCCTCAGGTGACCTGCTCCGCGCGGAGGTGGCCTCTGGATCTGAGAGGGGCAAACAGCTGTCCGCCATCATGCAGAAGGGAGAGCTGGTCCCCCTGGTGAGCAAGCCTGCCCAtcaatacacccccccccccaggttacCAGCATGAATCCAGACAATTCTTAGGTTCGGTTATAATCGATTTGCCCCAATTAATCATTCCTTTAAATACACCGTAACACCCATTCAGGAATACTAGCAggggaaatcttttttttcttcttgctcCTGTTTATTTGCTGGCAATATTTTGTGCCCAGTTACAAATGAACTAGTGTGTATTTACTGTAGTTTGTCCTGTGCGGGAAGTGAGTCATCTCTGCTGTTTTCAGGAGGTAGATCATGTGACTCTTTGGTCACGTGACCGTCCCTTTTTTGCTTCCGCAGGACACGGTGCTGGACATGATTAAGGAAGCCATGATCGCCAAGGCCGACGTGTCCAAGGGCTACCTGATCGATGGCTACCCCCGCGAGGTCAAGCAGGGCGAGGAGTTCGAGAAGAAGGTACGCGccgagaaagggagggagggaacttTAGACGGATAGGAACACACTACATGTCCCTGTTATTTTACCAATCACCTGCGTTCATTTGTTAAAATACTGCGAAGATATTGTTTACTTTGGCGATACATAAATGCGTAGTCGTGCCGTTGAAGCCTGTCTGAATCTGGATGAGAcaaaatctgagaatctgagagaaagagagagagagagattaaccTCCGAAGACCCGGCAGTtcttttttgtcccctgtaggggacctGGGTCCCTGGCCTTAATCTCAAGAATCATACATTCTTCTGTGCTAAAACGTACGCTACATGgctcattcaataaaaatattacatttttgaaaatactttcactgCAACGAGtgcaagacacttgtattatgtcaaaaaaaactttgtactcgaaaaaaaacttcttttcTGCCTGGCCTCTGGAGGTTATCACTAAATCTCCGAATTCGGTTCGGCCGTCGGGTTGCCGTTTCGTCCCGGCGGGCTCACGTGGGGGTTTTCACGTTTTGGGGTGTGTGCGGCAGATCGGGGCGCCCTCCCTGCTCCTGTACATCGACGCCAAGTCGGAGACCATGGTGAAGAGGCTGATGAAGAGGGGCGAGACCAGCGGCCGGGCCGACGACAACGAGGAGACCATCAAGAAGCGCCTGGACCTGTACTACAAGGCCACGGAGCCCGTCATCGCCTTCTACCAGGGCCGCGGCATCGTCAGGAAGGTGAGCCGCCGCCGCGccttccggaatgttccgttCACGTTCCGGTAGTTAGCACGCGCTCGTACGCAGGCCGAGAATATACGGCAGGTTATAGATAAAGCGGGAATAGTCCCTGAACCATATttaacacagcactgcacacgaTTCTCTATTCAAGCTCtgctgcagacctgggtcaaatgtctatttgttttggattcaaatacttttctacgctttactgatctcgtctggtgtattggaaccaatgaaatactctcaaaaagtgcaaaccccgccttctggtcatattggcaggctcagttacaccaggcaagaccaatagagcacagaaaagtatttgaatcgaCAACAAAACAagtacgtatttgacccagatgTGCTCTACTGCAATACGCTAGCATTGTAGCGGAGAGGACAACTGGAAAGGAGCAAAAGCACTGGAACAGCAATCAGAAAGTGCCCCAGCCATAGAGCCCACCAGGGGGCGATAAATCCCAGTTAGAGCCGCATGTGGGTGCGTTCGCTCACTAGAGGTGGACTCTCAGGTCACTCTGAAACATATCTGGCGGCTCAGTGAACACTTCCCTATAACGGCCTCCTAAGTGAAGGAACGCTGTACACTACACCCCAGTAAaggtccatccatccatccatccattatctatacccgcttatcctgagaaGGGTCGCAgggtgtgctggagcctatcccagcatgcactgggcgagaggcaggattacgccctggacaggccgccaatctatcgcagggcacagacaccattcactcacacactcatacctatgggcaatttagagcctccaattagcctacctgcatgtctttggactgtgggaggaaaccggagtacccggaggagacccacacggacacggggagaacacgcaaactccacacagaatgcAGGTATATACTCCAGGGTTACGGtacacaggtgtgcaggtatatTCCCTGTGTCGAGGTGTGCAGGTATATTCCCTGTGTCGAGGTGTGCAGGTATATACCCTGTATCGAGGTGTGCAGGTATATACCCCTGTGTCGCGGTGTGCAGGTATATTCCCTGTGTCGAGGTGTGCAGGTATATACCCCTGTGTCGCGGTGTGCAGGTATATTCCCTGTGTCGAGGTGTGCGGGTATATTCCCTGTGTCGAGGTGTGCAGGTATATACCCCTGTGTCGAGGTGTGCAGGTATATACCCCTGTGTTGAGGTGTGCAGGTATATCCCAGTGCGGGTGTGGCCAGCGTGTCTGCAGAGGTCTGTTCCTTATGTTATCACCTTTCCGTCTCTGCAGATTGACTCCGAGGGCTCTGTGGACGACGTGTTCAGCAACGTAGCCAAAGCCATCGACAGCTTGAAGTAAAGCCGCCCCTGCGCGAGGaactctgtttttttattttttaaattttcccgCCTCAACGATACGAACTGCTGACCGACGGCCGGGGGCCGACGCCGGGCCTCGGAGGCTCATCTCTGCCTTAATTCGAGCGTCGCTTCGACGCCGGAGCGCCGTTATCCTGActccccgccccggccccgccccggccccgccccgtccccccGCTCCGCCGCCGAGGACCGACACCTGCGCACCCGTCATCTGTCCGCCGTCGCCCGTtccccctgttctctcctctcttttcatAAAagctctctcactccatccctGTTCTGTGTCTGCCATTAAAATGCCACCTTCACATCTCTGACCGAACACCCTGACTCCCTGGGCCTGTCTTTGATGGATCTGTGTCTGGAAATGTACAGGAGAACCCCACATTAACTTACAGGTGAACCCCACAGTAACATACAGGAGAACCCCACATTAACTTACAGGTGAACCCCACAGTAACATACAGGAGAACCCCACATTAACTTACAGGTGAACCCCACAGTAACATACAGGTGAACCCCACATTAACTTACAGGTGAACCCCACAGTAACATACAGGTGAACCCCACATTAACTTACAGGTGAACCCCACAGTAACATACAGGAGAACCCCACATTAACTTACAGGTGAACCCCACAGTAACATACAGGTGAACCCCACATTAACTTACAGGTGAACCCCACAGTAACATACAGGAGAACCGCAGATAAACCTACAGGAGAACCCCACATTAACTTACAGGTGAACCCCACAGTAACATACAGGTGAACCCCACATTAACTTACAGGTGAACCCCACAGTAACATACAGGAGAACCCCACATTAACTTACAGGTGAACCCCACAGTAACATACAGGAGAACCCCACATTAACTTACAGGTGAACCCCACAGTAACATACAGGAGAACCCCACAGTAACATACAGGAGAACCCCACATTAACTTACAGGTGAACCCCACAGTAACATACAGGAGAACCCCACAGTAACATACAGGAGAACTGCACATAAACCTACAGGGGAACCCCACATTAACATGCAGGAGAACCCCATATTAACCTACAGGAGAACCCCACGTTAATGCAAGCCATGCGGGATTTCTGCAACACACATTTTCTAAGGATTTATGTCAGTCGACCTCGTCCCTGGTCCACACTTTTTCTTCGTCATTCACTGCctaattgaccaattaaaatAGTTGGTTACATAGTTCATTGACCTTGCCTGGTCTCTTGggtctgaattttttttatttttt is a window from the Anguilla anguilla isolate fAngAng1 chromosome 14, fAngAng1.pri, whole genome shotgun sequence genome containing:
- the ak1 gene encoding adenylate kinase isoenzyme 1 isoform X2; amino-acid sequence: MSDKLKNAKIIFVVGGPGSGKGTQCEKVVAKYGYTHLSSGDLLRAEVASGSERGKQLSAIMQKGELVPLDTVLDMIKEAMIAKADVSKGYLIDGYPREVKQGEEFEKKIGAPSLLLYIDAKSETMVKRLMKRGETSGRADDNEETIKKRLDLYYKATEPVIAFYQGRGIVRKIDSEGSVDDVFSNVAKAIDSLK
- the ak1 gene encoding adenylate kinase isoenzyme 1 isoform X1; its protein translation is MGQGCSSNVSVHPSERADKLKNAKIIFVVGGPGSGKGTQCEKVVAKYGYTHLSSGDLLRAEVASGSERGKQLSAIMQKGELVPLDTVLDMIKEAMIAKADVSKGYLIDGYPREVKQGEEFEKKIGAPSLLLYIDAKSETMVKRLMKRGETSGRADDNEETIKKRLDLYYKATEPVIAFYQGRGIVRKIDSEGSVDDVFSNVAKAIDSLK